In the genome of Spartinivicinus poritis, one region contains:
- the lysA gene encoding diaminopimelate decarboxylase: MDHFFYRDGELFAEDVPVTELAKQYGTPCYVYSRATLERHYTAYTKAMGEHPHLICYAVKANSNLAVLNVLAKLGAGFDIVSVGELERVLAAGGDPAKVVFSGVAKQEAEIARALEVGIHCFNVESEFELERIQKVAAQMDQQAAISLRINPDVDAKTHPYISTGLKENKFGISFDDAISVFQKAAQLPNLEILGVDCHIGSQLTEIDPFLDAMDRLLFLVDELAKLGIKLKHLDLGGGLGVRYQQEIPPEPDTYAKAVMEKIQGRNLTLVFEPGRSIAANAGILVTQVDMLKDNGHKHFAIVDAAMNDLIRPSLYNAWQDIIQVKPRTDGLQANFDIVGPVCETGDFLGKGRELNLKPGDLLAVRSAGAYGFVMSSNYNSRNRAAEVMVDKGQHHLIRARETFSQQIANEYLLPN, translated from the coding sequence ATGGATCACTTTTTTTACCGCGATGGCGAGTTATTTGCCGAAGATGTTCCGGTTACGGAGCTTGCTAAGCAGTATGGCACGCCCTGCTATGTCTACTCCCGTGCCACTCTGGAACGCCATTACACTGCCTATACCAAGGCGATGGGTGAACACCCCCATTTGATTTGCTATGCGGTAAAGGCCAACTCTAACCTGGCTGTTCTTAATGTTTTAGCAAAATTAGGTGCTGGCTTTGATATCGTTTCAGTAGGCGAGCTTGAGCGTGTCCTGGCTGCTGGCGGTGATCCTGCCAAAGTGGTTTTCTCTGGGGTAGCCAAGCAAGAGGCAGAAATTGCTCGTGCGCTTGAGGTCGGCATCCACTGTTTTAATGTGGAGTCTGAATTTGAGCTTGAGCGCATTCAAAAAGTCGCTGCACAGATGGATCAGCAAGCTGCTATCTCATTACGAATCAACCCAGATGTTGACGCTAAAACCCACCCCTATATTTCAACAGGGCTTAAAGAAAACAAGTTTGGTATTTCTTTTGATGACGCAATTTCTGTGTTTCAAAAGGCTGCCCAACTACCGAACCTGGAAATATTAGGTGTCGACTGTCATATTGGCTCACAATTAACTGAGATTGATCCATTTTTAGACGCCATGGATCGCCTATTATTTTTAGTGGATGAACTGGCCAAGCTGGGTATTAAGCTCAAACACCTCGACTTAGGTGGCGGCCTTGGAGTGCGTTACCAGCAGGAAATACCACCAGAGCCGGATACTTATGCCAAAGCGGTTATGGAAAAAATTCAGGGACGTAACCTCACCTTAGTATTTGAGCCAGGCCGCTCAATTGCTGCCAACGCAGGCATTTTAGTAACCCAAGTTGATATGCTGAAAGATAATGGCCACAAGCACTTTGCCATTGTAGATGCCGCCATGAACGACTTGATTCGCCCATCTCTATACAATGCCTGGCAAGACATTATTCAGGTAAAGCCAAGAACCGATGGCCTACAAGCCAACTTCGATATTGTTGGTCCTGTGTGTGAAACAGGTGATTTTCTAGGTAAAGGCCGAGAGCTTAACCTAAAACCAGGCGACTTACTGGCCGTTCGCTCAGCTGGTGCTTACGGTTTTGTTATGAGCTCCAATTACAACAGCCGTAACCGAGCAGCAGAAGTGATGGTAGATAAAGGCCAGCACCACTTAATACGGGCTAGAGAAACTTTTAGCCAGCAAATAGCAAACGAATATCTACTTCCTAACTAA
- the lptM gene encoding LPS translocon maturation chaperone LptM, which yields MRILFAVLLLTWLAGCGQKGPLYLPDESEQESTESVNQ from the coding sequence ATGCGCATTCTATTTGCTGTACTTCTGCTTACCTGGCTGGCTGGTTGCGGTCAAAAAGGACCTCTTTACTTACCAGATGAATCTGAGCAAGAATCTACAGAGTCTGTTAACCAATAA
- the cyaY gene encoding iron donor protein CyaY, protein MSHQTGHKRMTEAEFNELLDELMVAIEDAIDELEIDIDCESGNGMLTMQFENHSQIILSRQPALRQLWLAAKSGGFHFNYQPNKQQPNEQQWVCDSTGEEFISMLNRFMTEQGGEEVELELG, encoded by the coding sequence ATGTCTCATCAAACAGGTCACAAACGAATGACAGAAGCAGAATTTAACGAGTTATTAGATGAACTAATGGTAGCAATTGAAGATGCCATCGACGAGCTGGAAATTGATATCGACTGTGAGTCTGGCAACGGTATGCTAACCATGCAGTTTGAAAACCACAGCCAGATTATCCTAAGTCGTCAGCCTGCACTACGACAACTATGGCTGGCAGCTAAAAGCGGTGGATTTCACTTTAACTATCAACCAAATAAACAGCAACCAAACGAACAGCAGTGGGTATGTGACAGCACTGGCGAAGAATTCATTAGTATGTTGAACCGGTTTATGACTGAGCAGGGTGGAGAGGAAGTAGAGTTGGAGTTGGGTTGA